In the Pseudanabaena sp. PCC 7367 genome, one interval contains:
- a CDS encoding Fur family transcriptional regulator, translating to MAMKEKLSKNQQRVLALLQELHKSLSAQDIYAELRDRRQSIGLATVYRALDAMKIQGRIKALTLPSGETVYGLTHSDRHHLNCVNCGASVPIDDCPVHELEHQLDSDYDFKVYYHTLEFFGLCHNCQQEQTD from the coding sequence ATGGCGATGAAAGAGAAGTTAAGCAAAAACCAACAGCGAGTTCTGGCGCTTTTGCAGGAGTTGCATAAGTCTTTGTCGGCTCAGGATATATATGCCGAGTTACGCGATCGCCGCCAGTCGATCGGCTTGGCCACGGTTTATCGAGCCTTGGATGCGATGAAAATTCAAGGACGAATTAAAGCCCTTACTTTGCCTAGTGGCGAGACTGTATATGGATTGACCCATAGCGATCGCCACCATTTAAATTGTGTGAACTGTGGCGCTTCAGTGCCGATCGATGATTGTCCGGTGCATGAGCTAGAGCATCAACTGGACTCTGATTATGATTTTAAGGTTTATTATCATACCTTGGAGTTTTTTGGGCTTTGCCACAATTGCCAACAGGAACAGACTGATTAG
- a CDS encoding STAS domain-containing protein, which yields MGEIKIAEVCLEGRFDAANHNQICQELNNTLKEQPQLLLINLEALDFLDSRGLSGIISVHNQLKNWNGGLAILCPPGQVRDIFNLTNVSRLVEIFDSRAQVEILINKIRDS from the coding sequence ATGGGAGAGATTAAGATCGCAGAGGTTTGTTTGGAGGGCAGATTTGATGCCGCCAACCATAACCAGATATGTCAAGAACTTAACAACACGTTAAAAGAACAACCACAACTTTTACTCATCAATCTTGAAGCACTAGACTTTCTTGATAGCAGGGGATTGAGTGGCATCATCTCTGTCCATAACCAGCTTAAGAACTGGAATGGAGGCTTGGCAATTTTGTGTCCACCGGGTCAGGTCAGGGATATATTTAATCTCACCAATGTGAGTCGGTTAGTTGAAATATTTGATTCACGGGCTCAGGTAGAAATTTTGATCAATAAAATCCGTGACAGTTAA
- a CDS encoding DnaJ C-terminal domain-containing protein produces MRNFRNYYEILGVPKGSSAAEIKKSYRKLARKYHPDMNPGDAVAEERFKDIGEAYEVLSDPTKRRQYDQFGQYWKQGGFQGAAPRTSSTYRPGYSSWDSDYDRGVGNDVDFSQFSDFQEFIDQLLGKFRTTGVDPRTTDPGYSYRPGYKSAKSTTKSPPPPPRTSSKRDAEALLNLPLERAYTGGRERIRLEDGRSLEVNMPKGVMTGQRIRLKGQGPSGGDLYLKINLSPHHFFTLDGYNIRCQLPVTPSEAALGVQVDVPTLSGQVRLTIPAGVKSGQQLRLSGKGFPKDSRSFGDQYVEIQIVVPKNPTDLERDLYEKLLRAQSFDPRENLLKVK; encoded by the coding sequence ATGCGCAATTTCCGTAACTACTATGAGATTCTGGGTGTCCCCAAAGGGTCTTCAGCCGCAGAAATCAAAAAATCCTATCGTAAACTAGCTCGGAAATACCACCCTGATATGAATCCGGGGGACGCAGTGGCAGAGGAGCGATTCAAGGATATTGGCGAGGCTTATGAAGTTTTGTCTGATCCCACCAAACGTCGTCAGTATGACCAGTTTGGCCAATATTGGAAACAAGGTGGCTTCCAAGGCGCTGCACCACGTACCAGTAGTACCTATCGGCCTGGATATTCTTCCTGGGATTCTGATTACGATCGCGGCGTTGGTAATGATGTAGATTTCAGCCAATTTAGCGATTTCCAGGAGTTTATCGATCAGCTCCTCGGCAAGTTTCGCACCACTGGTGTTGATCCGCGTACCACCGACCCTGGTTATAGCTATCGCCCTGGCTATAAATCAGCCAAGTCCACCACCAAATCACCGCCGCCGCCACCTCGCACTAGCAGCAAACGAGATGCTGAGGCATTGCTGAATCTGCCCCTTGAACGTGCCTACACTGGCGGCAGAGAAAGAATTAGGCTTGAAGATGGGCGATCGCTAGAAGTGAATATGCCCAAAGGGGTGATGACTGGTCAGCGCATTCGCCTCAAGGGACAAGGCCCCTCTGGTGGGGATTTATATCTAAAGATTAATCTTTCACCCCATCATTTTTTTACGTTGGATGGTTACAACATTCGCTGCCAGCTACCGGTCACTCCCAGTGAAGCGGCACTAGGGGTTCAGGTTGATGTACCAACCCTCAGCGGTCAGGTCAGATTGACAATTCCGGCTGGCGTAAAATCGGGGCAACAACTGCGATTGTCTGGGAAGGGCTTCCCTAAAGATTCACGCAGTTTTGGCGATCAATATGTTGAAATTCAAATTGTAGTGCCCAAGAACCCTACCGACCTGGAGCGTGATCTCTATGAGAAGCTGCTGCGGGCGCAGTCATTTGATCCCCGCGAAAATTTATTAAAGGTTAAGTAG